The following proteins come from a genomic window of Canis lupus dingo isolate Sandy chromosome 20, ASM325472v2, whole genome shotgun sequence:
- the FDX2 gene encoding ferredoxin-2, mitochondrial isoform X2 has translation MVLKKAELAGSWDTAGLGGRSGMAPQVCGGEPARPPPTPAAPSWGLAPGAPSSDDGAYTRAATSPRVAWLPLGMPRPGSRDACHGRLRGPGRRSRPAGEEEAGGPERPGDVVNVVFVDRSGQRIPVSGRVGDNVLHLAQRHGIDLEGACEASLACSTCHVYVSEDHLDLLAPPEERRTPGWAAKSC, from the exons ATGGTTTTAAAGAAAGCAGAGCTGGCTGGTTCTTGGGACACAGCGGGCCTGGGTGGGAGGTCCGGGATGGCCCCGCAGGTGTGTGGGGGTGAGCCTGCCAGGCCCCCTCCCACTCCAGCAGCCCCTTCCTGGGGTCTTGCCCCTGGCGCGCCCAGCTCGGACGACGGTGCTTATACTCGGGCAGCTACGAGCCCGCGGGTCGCGTGGCTGCCACTGGGCATGCCCAGGCCCGGGTCACGTGACGCCTGTCATGGCCGCCTCCGTGGCCCGGGGAGGC GCTCGCGGCCGGCGGGGGAGGAAGAAGCTGGCGGCCCCGAGCGGCCTGGGGACGT ggtGAATGTGGTGTTCGTAGACCGGTCAGGCCAGCGGATTCCGGTGAGCGGCAGAGTGGGGGACAATGTTCTCCACCTGGCCCAGCGCCATGGAATAGACCTGGAAG GGGCCTGTGAAGCTTCCCTGGCGTGCTCTACCTGCCACGTGTACGTGAGCGAGGACCACCTGGACCTTCTGGCTCCTCCCGAGGAGAG GAGAACTCCCGGCTGGGCTGCCAAATCGTGCTGA
- the FDX2 gene encoding ferredoxin-2, mitochondrial isoform X4, with protein sequence MVLKKAELAGSWDTAGLGGRSGMAPQVCGGEPARPPPTPAAPSWGLAPGAPSSDDGAYTRAATSPRVAWLPLGMPRPGSRDACHGRLRGPGRRSRPAGEEEAGGPERPGDVVNVVFVDRSGQRIPVSGRVGDNVLHLAQRHGIDLEV encoded by the exons ATGGTTTTAAAGAAAGCAGAGCTGGCTGGTTCTTGGGACACAGCGGGCCTGGGTGGGAGGTCCGGGATGGCCCCGCAGGTGTGTGGGGGTGAGCCTGCCAGGCCCCCTCCCACTCCAGCAGCCCCTTCCTGGGGTCTTGCCCCTGGCGCGCCCAGCTCGGACGACGGTGCTTATACTCGGGCAGCTACGAGCCCGCGGGTCGCGTGGCTGCCACTGGGCATGCCCAGGCCCGGGTCACGTGACGCCTGTCATGGCCGCCTCCGTGGCCCGGGGAGGC GCTCGCGGCCGGCGGGGGAGGAAGAAGCTGGCGGCCCCGAGCGGCCTGGGGACGT ggtGAATGTGGTGTTCGTAGACCGGTCAGGCCAGCGGATTCCGGTGAGCGGCAGAGTGGGGGACAATGTTCTCCACCTGGCCCAGCGCCATGGAATAGACCTGGAAG tCTAG
- the FDX2 gene encoding ferredoxin-2, mitochondrial isoform X1 gives MVLKKAELAGSWDTAGLGGRSGMAPQVCGGEPARPPPTPAAPSWGLAPGAPSSDDGAYTRAATSPRVAWLPLGMPRPGSRDACHGRLRGPGRRSRPAGEEEAGGPERPGDVVNVVFVDRSGQRIPVSGRVGDNVLHLAQRHGIDLEGACEASLACSTCHVYVSEDHLDLLAPPEEREEDMLDMAPLLQENSRLGCQIVLTPELEGAEFTLPKITRNFYVDGHVPKPH, from the exons ATGGTTTTAAAGAAAGCAGAGCTGGCTGGTTCTTGGGACACAGCGGGCCTGGGTGGGAGGTCCGGGATGGCCCCGCAGGTGTGTGGGGGTGAGCCTGCCAGGCCCCCTCCCACTCCAGCAGCCCCTTCCTGGGGTCTTGCCCCTGGCGCGCCCAGCTCGGACGACGGTGCTTATACTCGGGCAGCTACGAGCCCGCGGGTCGCGTGGCTGCCACTGGGCATGCCCAGGCCCGGGTCACGTGACGCCTGTCATGGCCGCCTCCGTGGCCCGGGGAGGC GCTCGCGGCCGGCGGGGGAGGAAGAAGCTGGCGGCCCCGAGCGGCCTGGGGACGT ggtGAATGTGGTGTTCGTAGACCGGTCAGGCCAGCGGATTCCGGTGAGCGGCAGAGTGGGGGACAATGTTCTCCACCTGGCCCAGCGCCATGGAATAGACCTGGAAG GGGCCTGTGAAGCTTCCCTGGCGTGCTCTACCTGCCACGTGTACGTGAGCGAGGACCACCTGGACCTTCTGGCTCCTCCCGAGGAGAG GGAGGAGGACATGCTGGACATGGCACCCCTTCTTCAGGAGAACTCCCGGCTGGGCTGCCAAATCGTGCTGACGCCCGAGCTGGAGGGGGCCGAATTCACCCTGCCCAAGATCACCAGGAACTTCTACGTGGACGGCCACGTCCCCAAGCCCCACTGA
- the FDX2 gene encoding ferredoxin-2, mitochondrial isoform X3: MAASVARGGVSAGFLLRAARGAWWSRPGGVWGSGEAAAPATARRFRATGSRPAGEEEAGGPERPGDVVNVVFVDRSGQRIPVSGRVGDNVLHLAQRHGIDLEGACEASLACSTCHVYVSEDHLDLLAPPEEREEDMLDMAPLLQENSRLGCQIVLTPELEGAEFTLPKITRNFYVDGHVPKPH; encoded by the exons ATGGCCGCCTCCGTGGCCCGGGGAGGCGTGAGTGCCGGGTTTCTCCTGCGGGCGGCCAGGGGAGCCTGGTGGAGTCGGCCTGGGGGCGTTTGGGGGTCTGGGGAGGCGGCGGCGCCAGCGACAGCTAGAAGATTCCGAGCGACAG GCTCGCGGCCGGCGGGGGAGGAAGAAGCTGGCGGCCCCGAGCGGCCTGGGGACGT ggtGAATGTGGTGTTCGTAGACCGGTCAGGCCAGCGGATTCCGGTGAGCGGCAGAGTGGGGGACAATGTTCTCCACCTGGCCCAGCGCCATGGAATAGACCTGGAAG GGGCCTGTGAAGCTTCCCTGGCGTGCTCTACCTGCCACGTGTACGTGAGCGAGGACCACCTGGACCTTCTGGCTCCTCCCGAGGAGAG GGAGGAGGACATGCTGGACATGGCACCCCTTCTTCAGGAGAACTCCCGGCTGGGCTGCCAAATCGTGCTGACGCCCGAGCTGGAGGGGGCCGAATTCACCCTGCCCAAGATCACCAGGAACTTCTACGTGGACGGCCACGTCCCCAAGCCCCACTGA